The window CTGGAAAAACATACATACACTATATTAAAAGGTACTGGATGTTTACAAGTTCAGCAACAAGAGAAAACAATTTTATCATCCTCAGCTTGTTAAAAGCCCCTCCTTATATAATGCACACTTTAGAAATTTGATTTAGAATTGGAGTTAAACAAAATGCTTTCAATTATCACTGAACATTTTTAACCCGGATTGTTAAATAACTTAGGATAGATTTGTAACACTCCAACTCCATACCCATTTTATCAGTTGCTAAAGAAAATTTAGAGCCACAACTGTATTATTTAAATGCAAATAAGAATGGTCCAAACAGCCAACTCTCCAAACGTATTCCTGCAATATCAGCACCTAATCATTTTACAGCAGTAAATCACTATGCATCTTAATAAGGTGGTTAACAAGAATTTGTTTTGATTGGTTTGTAAAGTTTACAGGCTTGGCAAGAACTACAAACTTCGATAATTTGACATTTTGGAGATTGTAAATAATGTACTATCTTGGCAGGAATATTAAACTCAATGTTGAGAATCAATGCTTGGATACACCAACAGTTGAACCACAAACCTGGTTCTCAAACCTAATAAAAGCTTTGGAAGGTTTTAATGCTCCAGGTACATCACCTACCTGTAACCAACATAGAATAATAGTTACTTTCTTCTCTATCCTTAGTCATTCATGATTTATAAGTTAGAAGTATTAATACACAAAGCATATTTCAGTAGTGCATTTTTGCAATATGAAAATAACTACAGCAAATACACAAAACGGGGCAGAATGAGCATTTACTTTTGGCATAATTACAAGCTACTGAATATGAAATCCTCTGAAAGATAAACCACAAAGTACACACTAAACAATTAATGCTTTTCCTGAATACCCCCAAGATAGGTCTCCCCGAATTTAAAATTCAGGTGTTCACTGGATTCCTACAAACTTAATTGGCTGTGTTGAAGAATACAAATAAGGTGCAATATAGAAAGTCTCAAGTCATTTTCTCAAACGGAGTCAAGGCAGTGTTCTGTTTCTCTTGAATGAAGAATAAAGTCAGCTGTTCCCACGGGCATCACCTGGTTTAAAATAAGGACCAGATCATGAATTTTGCACAACTTTAATGAATACAACAAACTGTAGTGCAGTTTAGGTTCCAAGGCAGACCCATGACTACAAATTGCATTCTTCAGATGTACAGGTCTCCGGCTAATATACAAAGGAAAAAATTATAGTGTTCTTGGTCAACTTGCATACTTAAAAACCAACCAACAGAGAGTTAACCTAGGAATGCAGAGGTTATCCATAATAATCCTCATATTTTAAGACAACATGCTGACCAAGCCAAGGACTGTTTGGCATTCTATCCCCATCTACCAGCGATACAAAGACAATTATAAATGTAGCAGCTCCGCCTTTAACTAATGGAACAAAACCCAAGAATGTTCTCAACATTTGTCAAATGCATTTTTCCTTTAAAGTGAaaaatgggactaggcaaaaaaaagtggttcggcacagactagaagcgcCGAGGGGGCCTGATtcttgtgttgtaatgttctatagacATATTTCAGAAAAATATCACTTATTCAAATCAAGATTTATTTTTATCCCACATATTCCTGGTTTGAGTAATGTGAAATCTCCTTCACAATAAGAGGTGAAGAATACATGTACTTTCCTGTCAGCACTTGGAAATAAAACAGATTTACAAGTAATGTTTTGTGCAGTAAGCTCAATGTTAAAACCGACAACATGAGCTTTCCCTGCAGGTGGAaatggcagaaaaaaaatcaaatttctcTCTCATCTTTTGGCCAACATAGAGCAGCAGTGATAGCCTTAGAGTTTTTGGATTATAATCACATAACTGTTTGGACTCCTACTACTGATGTAAAATTTTACATATTGATAGTTAATTCGACAAAATGTCCCATTGAAATTTAAATCTGGAGAATAGATTTTGTTTTTTGGAATTGGTAAACAGTCAAGAGCCACAAACTATGGCAACCATTGGCAATCATTCAGAAGCCAGGCTATTgggtttatgtttttttttgaagttgTCTTGCAAAATTGGATTACTTCAGCCAACACAAtgatcaaatatttttaaatttgaaaactttGTGCAATAAAGGACACGTACCTAATACATTTCGCTTACACAAGGGGCAAGTCTGTTGAAGTAGCAACCAAGGATCAACACAGTCCCTGTGAAACTCATGTAGACAAGGTAGGACTCGTAAACactgaaaataataaaataaatcatataaaccaccttcatTCCTCAAATAAAATGCTTAATCCACTCTTCTGAATCTGTTCCTCAATTGATTTAAGTTCATTTGGAGCATATGATGAAATATCCAATGCCTAATGGCATTAGCTTCTGCCTTAAGCTCATACAGTTAAGGGAAAGCCAAATTACAAAGAATAAAAAGATGAACAGAAACTAATAATTAGAAAAATTTAGATTTTTGATATTCAAACAGAAACAGATTTTATAATTGCTTGAAGGCTCACCCAAATGCCAGTGACCTGGATCTTGCTGTAGTTGCAGCACCAGTTGCTGACCTTGAAGAAAACTGCTCACAGATATCTTTCACTCTACTATGGACTTCCCCTTTTCAAACATTCAGATCAAGGAGATCCCCGATGCCCAGTAGCATTTCATCAAGTTGTCTGAGAAGCCAATCACCTTGAAGACTCGTGCCAAATTAGCAAGCGAAGAATTCTCGTAGATGGCAAATTAGCAAACAACAGTTTGTTTATTACAGTGGGCAGAATGAAACATAGGAGATTAAGGCAGAAGCTGAAGATCATAAAgtaataacatttaaaatattcagaGGGAATTATATATATTTTCCATCTATAGATACTGTCTATGCCGTTGTATAGGACAACCCTGGAAtttccaacccaaaatgttggttttgaactATACCATTTGAATaagaccaccccccctcccccaaagatggcacagtggatgctgttaataacaaattataatttaaatgtttaaactttttttggataatttaaaataaaccactgtcggctcctgtaacaggctggTTAAAGGCCAACAGTAGTCAGACCAGGCGAATGGACCCCGCAGAGAAGCATTGAGACTTCGCAAATAACTAAATGGTAAGTATGATATTGCATTGGAGCCGGCAGGAAGATGGTAGCAGAGTTGTGACTTGGTcgtcaaggtaagaattttagatTTTATATAGGGTGACCCTGATTataaaggtgaaaattttaagtttCAAGGATCGccctatacaatggcatatatAGTAATTATTTTTCTTGTTTAAGTGGTCTCCAAGCAGCTATCATTACTTAAAACTCAAACTACATGTAAGAATAACATTCTCGTACTAAAGCCGGAGAATAATCCATGATGCACTTGAAGTTCTCATTAATTCTTTGATATCTCGGGATTAGAAAGGCAAATGTTGATAGAGGTGGGCTCCTAAAGGAGCAGGTCACTGACAGCAGCTTCTGGACTTCTGCATTATCCTACAGAAGATGCAGTTGGTTTCATAATGAAAAGACAGTGAAAGCCAATCATTAGCCATCATCTCTCAAGAACAAGGACAGCAACCTGGTGATACAACCCTCCCTCGAACTGCATGAGTATCATTATGCATTATTTCCtctctggaggagagcttgcatCCAAAATTTTCTGACTCTGTCGATTACCAATGAACCACAGCTAATGTTATCATTTACCTTTAAAGCTACTAAGTCACCAACCCATTCAGATGCTTGACAGGAAAAAGTGATCTATAAcaaattaaagaaattaaaattttAGCTTTTAATCAACTCAAACCAAAACGCACCTGATTTTTATGGAATTCTTCCAAGCACACTGCGCAACTCTCATGTTCTTGCAACTGTGTTTTCTGTCTtttatttggaaaatattttctaGTTTTCAATGCTGATAGTTGCTTTAATATTGGTTGCTTCAAAGTCATCTATGTGAACAAAAATCATTACTTTCAAAATGGTATTtaattaaagtgtcaagcagatTTCATTGGGCCAAAACACACTATCCCTTTCCTGCTTTCAGCAGGGAACTACTAGCAAGGACCTTTTGTGGGTCAGCGCatattcatcatctacatttgttTATCATAGCATGGAAGTTGGAGCAAGCTCGAGATCATTTCCTACATCACTGCCAGATTCTGAACTGAGACAAGGGATTGATCATATATGTACTGAGCTTAGAGGGCACGATGTACTTTGCATCAGTTTCTTCAGCTTTACACCAGCCACAACTGAACTATTTTGTATTATCCCGTTCATTTGGATGGGGTCATCACTTGACTGCAAAGGCAAGACCAATTGGTTTGTTCTGCCTTTTAAATCTTAATTATTTTAAGcagtcttgattttttttccccagaagcttgtgttttgattattttaatatatttcattattagaggcatttaaaaacCACCCAAGTGCTTTTGATTGCAGCAGGCTATCATAAAAACCACCAAGGAATTAAGTGCAAGGCTTCCTGATCTGCTGCTCCAGGTCAGACTGCTGCTTGGATTTGTAGAATGGCTATAGCTGATAGGCCTTCAGCTCAATCATGACTGCAGGGGTACGAAGAAAAAACTTGACAGCAAGGGATACAATTGGTATGCCAAATCAGGCCCGATGACAGTAGTTCAAATGAAGTCCATGAAATTACCAAGTATCAAATACAACTTTAATAGAGATTAGAAGTATTTAATAAAATACTTACAATTCCCATTTTCTGGctttaaaaaaatgacaatatagttataaataaatgttcttagTGAGATCTTCAGCACATTCTACTTTGTTTACACAGGCATGGGACACAAACCTCAAAATCTTCAGTATTTGATTCGTAGTGTCTATATTGCCACTGAGCCTGTACAATTACTCCAGTGCTCAAGATTAAACCCACCAATAGGATAGTGTTCCACAGCTGGTGCAAATATTTCTGCAAAGGAAAGTAACATTAATTTCTCAAACCATAAATGAGACAACGTGGTTGATTATCGTTTAATAGTTTTAATTGGAATGCCTCTCATTTTCTAATTTATGATCCCTTTTGTGAGAGGGATTTTTCCCCATTCTATCAAGATCTTACTTTGCAAATTTTTCCCCCAATGTTAAGTTTATTTGTTCCAAAGTCTTTTGGCTCCCCATCTGAACACTTCACTCAATGCAATGCATCAGAGACCAGACTTATGATCTATGTAAAATATTGCAGATAAAATGACTAATTAGGTTACATCACCATAGCCTCATAATCTCttgctttcttttattccttttacTGAAACAGGTGTTACACTATAAATAAATCTCCAAGGTATATCATGCTGTTCCTTACCTGAACCTGAGAGCTGTTCTCTCCTGTACAAATTACTCCTTGCCATTCCCCATAGAGTCCACCACGTGAACGCCCACAGGTTGACCAGAGCGTTAATGTTACTCCCTGACAGTAATGTAAAGATATGTTGATTAAAATCACTTTACTTGACTGCTATTTCAGCAAGGTCACCATTTAACTATCAACTCATAACGGTCCTTCAGAAGGCAAACATAAGGCACTCAGTGAATTGGTAAGAGTCAACCATATTGCTGCACGTCAGGAGGTACAAACAGGCCAGATCGGGAAGTTTCTGAACCAGAAGAGCATTTCCAACAACCTCATGGTCACTATCACTGAAGcagactttttaaatttaattctagATCATTTAATTAAATCAATTTCCATGGCAGGATACGACTCATCCCTGGATTGGTAATTTAAACTTTTTGGTATTTCATTCCAAGACTTCTTTATGACTCAACTATTTTCAAGATGACAGGATTCTTACAAGCACTTTACACATCCTTAGATCTTCCTAAagctttacatttaaaaaaaaaagtaacaaataaaaaTGCCACATTTCAATGATCTAGAATTCTTGAATTGCCTCTGGTCAGGTAATAGCTAAACCACATATTAAGAATGTTCTCTGCAGAATGTAAAGGCTCAAATTGTTCCACCTTATAATAACATCAGCAGGTATTTGGCGAGAGATCATTTGGTTAAATAATTTGCCTTTATTCACTTTCAGATATTACACAAAGAACAAGCACTTCGATGATGTGTAGTTAGGTAGCAGACATTGGTGAAAACCATTTGAATATTGGTAAttatcaatttttaaagtttCCTCATCTCAATCAAAGCCAGGGATACATTTTATGATTATTCAAAAATTAATGTGATAGCTCAAACCAATAAAGCAAAATAACTTGTGACATACCAGATCATTCTGAATTAtgcttttaaatgttattttggcAGATGCACGAAGACcactgcaattaaaaaaaaaattgaagttacTTTTAATATGCTCAAGATTTAGTTCATTATGGTTATGATACATCTGACTAAAATTAAGACCTActcctcacctttcaccctatCATTCTTTTAAGGTTATCTGCTGCACCATCAAAAAACAGCAAGAATTCTAGAGATAGGCTACAGTCCTTCAGTGATGCAGTAATGCAACtttaaaataaacagttaatTCCATTGATTTGGGTTAAAATATGACCCAAGGTCTCAAAATTTCATTCCCATAGCAAAAGATTTTACATGAtgtagcacggttagtgtagcagttagttcaacactattacggCGCCtgtgacccaagtttgaatccgacgctgtaaagagtttgtacgctctccccatgtgtgcatgggtttcctccaggtgctccagtttcctcccacccttaaaaatgtacggagttttaggttaatttgggtgtaactgggcagcacgggtttaaatgacctgaataaattttttttaaaaatcaaattcctATTGTTTGGCGAATATGTTAAATCCTAAAAGTTTTGATTGAAGTTGGTGAATTTTAGGGATTACACATTCACAGATACTTTAATGAACCAACTTTAGCCAAATTATGGGAAGAGCAACTAGTCAGAACTGGAACACATTTTCTTCTTCTGTTTAATACACCATGTTACTGAAGGGTTGCATTCCCACCTCTAATCACGATTTTCTGTAGCGCAAATTGTTGACAATAATTGACAAAGCATTATTTATTTCATATGTTTATTTAGTCATCATGGATAAACTCCCCTGAgcatttttcttccattttcattttttttggtattCCACAAGAGAACTTCCATTCCATGAACTGCAGGAACCTTTTCACAAAATTTTTCACTTGACAGTATTTTGACATTTCTGCACAAAGGAAAAGTTAAAACTACAAGGCTTTGTGATGTTGCTGTGTGCCTCACTTTACCATAAggacacattttttaaaaaacattcttCACAAGTCAAATGCCACACAATATCCATACCATTAGAGGAAGGAGCAGAGCAACATGCAGAAAGAACAGAGGACAAGAAATCAATATTCCCTTGGCCATCCTCATTTCTTTCTTGATGGGAATGAAATGATTGGGTAAAATAATCCTATTTTACCAATAAATTTCCTTTTAAGGCACATCAAGAAACATGATATTAAATGGGTTAATGTTTTCAAGATGAACTACAGAAGACAGTGTGCAGTATTTAATAATTtaagcatatttttaaaaattaaaaagtaatgACAAGTTAATTAGTATttaaatacattgatttatttggAAAAAATCCTAGCATACAGTAATGTGAAAATCTGTGACAGGTAAAAGTGAATGAGATTCACTCAAAACTGCTGGCTCACCTCAATAAAGCTCCCAGAAGTTTGGTTACATTTTCAGAGCTCTGGATTACAACCACAGGTTTGGAAAGCACTTGAGAGATGTCCATCTTgtacaataattaaaaaaaatatttatagcaATAATTATATGAACGATGAAatgctcaaaaaaaaattaaagttcttcagaacacatttcacaagtatCGTCAGATTAGAAAAGTGCTGCAGGTTTTTGTACACTGAACAAAAGGGCTGAATTGGCATTAATTTTTGGatttaagaaaacaaaattaattccAAGCTAGTCAACAGCACATTGAAACAACTCATCCCGAACAGAATCAGAGGATGAAAAAGTTACCTCAGTTAAGGTATTTTGATTTAAAACCAAAATGAATAGGGCTGATGCTCCCAAAACAAGTGCTCGTTTCATCTGCAAAACAAAACAACCATTTTTTAACTAGAGCTATTAGAAAGCAAGTTATAGCACTAGGAATGACAACATACACCAGGTTAAAACATCAGGTTAACAGTCAGTGaaacaataaagtctgcagacccGATTTTAGTaactacacaaaagtgctggagaagctagtcttgcagcatccttaggagggcaagaaagtctgcagataaagggctcaggccctaaatgttggttgtacatctttgcctcctatctACACTGAGATCTGCTGTGTTTTTCTCGCACTTGTGTGCATTTAGATCAAATGTCAGTGTGCTTTGCTGTAAATAAGAAAAACATCCTATGCCTTCCTCTTAAAATTACAAACCATTGTCTGTGGTTTCAAGTTCAAGTGTACAATACTGAGATGGAGTGAgaaagtctttttttaaattgtgatctGAAGTCGTacaaaatcaatttaaaaagATCTACCAATCCTctgattttctcattcttcacaaTTTGAATTCAGTATCACCAGATAACAATTTTgtgataaaaaaaacaattatcacATCTCTGGAGCAATATCCAGGTTTATAATAAGATCATAAACACAAGATTATAGGAGTAAAagatggccattcagcccattgagtccgctccacattccatcatgagctgatccattctccaactcccctgccttctcctcataactttTGATATCATGACTATTCAGATAgccttcaatacacccaatgTCTTGGCCTCTACAGCCACCTatggtagaaaattccagaggttcagcactctctgactaaagaaattcgtTTGCATCtctgcctttcaatcctgaagttgtgcccccttgtcctagaatcccctagcataggaaacaactttgccacatctactctgtccagaccgtTCAAGATTCGAAATGCTTCaatgaggttccccctcattctcctgagcTCCAAATAGTATAGTTCAAGTGCTGTCAAACGTTCTTCAATCCCTTCATTCTAGGAATCATTCTTATAAATATTCTCTGAActttctccaatgccagcacatcctttcttaaatagggAACCCAAAACCctaccccatactccaagtgaggcctcaccagtgccttttaaACTTCAACATTGCatctctgctcttgtatcctattcctctggaTACAAATGCCAACCTTGTACAGGTGCATGATCCTTTATcctgacatctaaaatccagaaagctccaaaatctggcaagtggtgagagagatggcagcacgagtcaggGGAGACCGGTGACTCAAGTCTGGCGGACGAGGCGGGcgggagaggcaggggagagactggcagcgcgagtcaggcgggcgggggcgggggggagagaaagcAGCATGATTCGAAGTGGGtgagggtggatacggcagcagaatttgggtgggtttaaatctagcattccgaaatccagaaaaatcttaAATTCGGAATACACTgtctcccaagggttccggataaaggatcgtgtatctgtattctccttcttcaccaccaacacaACCTGGCGGTtaatctttagggtatcctgcacaagggctCTCAAGTCCTTTACATCTCCAAAttgtgaattttcttcccatctgctcttttattccttctactgtaactttccaacattgaatttcatttgccactttttttttgctcattttcCTAATCTACATCTCCCTGCAGACTGTccgtttcctcctcactacctgacCCTCCACcactctttgtatcatctgcaaacttagccacaaagccatttattccaaaatccaaatcattaacatacaaaaaCAAGTAGCCCCAATACTGACCCCTATGCAACATCACTGGTGTGCCAGTAGCCAactagaataggatccctttattcccactctctattTCCTGCTGGTCAGCCAATGCTCTCACCATGCTGGTATCCTTCCTGCAATTCCATGGGTACTCATCTTGTTAaacagcctcatgtgcagcaccttgtcaaaggccttttgaaaatccaagtatacaacatccactgctcgaagtttccttaatttaaaaaaaatacaaatcgcagtaggtttgtcaggaaagattttcccttaaggaaactatGCTGACTTTGCATTGCACCTCTGAGTACTtcataatctcatccttgacaattgactctaaCAACTTTCCTAACCATCGATGTTAGGCTATTGAGGTGGACAGAGCTCAGATGCTGAACAAAGtggtctcccagtctgtgtccagtctctccaatgtagaggaaaccacaaagAGAGCACCAGATCCAATAGATGACCCACTATAGATTCccgagtgaagtgttgcttcacttggaagaactatttagggccctgaatggtggatAGGAAGGAGGTATGGATGCTAATATAGCACTTCCTGCATTCACAGGGTTGGAGCCAAGGagacaattggtgggaagggagtggTCCTGTGGAAGGCagggtgaggacaagggggatcCTTTCCTGGTTGCAtgtggggggcagagggggccagaccAGATGTGTGAGTAGTGGAGGAGAGTGGGTGAGGGGTGAGTTGATGGCCGTagaagggaagccacattttttgaaggaggataTCTCAGATGATCTAGCATGTAAGACTTTGTCCTAGGAGCAGATacaacagagaaattgagagaaaggaatggaatctttacagaGAACGGGGTGTGATGAGGAGCAGTGAAGGTAActctgggagttggtgggtttgtagaaaacat of the Narcine bancroftii isolate sNarBan1 chromosome 4, sNarBan1.hap1, whole genome shotgun sequence genome contains:
- the rnf215 gene encoding RING finger protein 215; translated protein: MDGWKMGVGCWKWFGFYFFLAVYFFRRCAVAAEKVALVEVLLMDSRRGWSAEFGFKSGSNYRLQGTVLALGSGSDNPGQGREGLGVFPKHNHQDGLEGSLILVKDEPLDIIPNKGEKWIGVVSVDEDEAEKKGSSKPESFAAAVVSKMKRALVLGASALFILVLNQNTLTEMDISQVLSKPVVVIQSSENVTKLLGALLSGLRASAKITFKSIIQNDLGVTLTLWSTCGRSRGGLYGEWQGVICTGENSSQVQKYLHQLWNTILLVGLILSTGVIVQAQWQYRHYESNTEDFEMTLKQPILKQLSALKTRKYFPNKRQKTQLQEHESCAVCLEEFHKNQCLRVLPCLHEFHRDCVDPWLLLQQTCPLCKRNVLGDARGNS